One part of the Nocardioides zeae genome encodes these proteins:
- a CDS encoding response regulator transcription factor: MIRVLLADDENLIREALAQMLALEDDLDVVAQAASGEEALAMARKTSPDVAVLDLQMPGRDGRGPDGIEVAEGLATAAPGCVAVIVTSHGRPGHLKRALAAGVRGFLPKTTSAATLAGVVRTVHDGGRHVDPELAAEAISAGDSPLTPREADVLELAADGAPVEEIARRASLSPGTVRNYLSSAVTKLGAANRHDACATARRMGWI; this comes from the coding sequence ATGATCCGGGTGCTGCTGGCCGACGACGAGAACCTCATCCGCGAGGCGCTGGCCCAGATGCTCGCGCTGGAGGACGACCTCGACGTCGTCGCGCAGGCCGCGAGCGGCGAGGAGGCCCTGGCGATGGCGCGCAAGACCAGCCCCGACGTCGCGGTGCTCGACCTGCAGATGCCCGGCCGCGACGGGCGCGGTCCCGACGGGATCGAGGTCGCGGAGGGCCTCGCCACGGCGGCCCCCGGGTGCGTGGCGGTCATCGTCACCAGCCACGGGCGGCCCGGCCACCTCAAGCGGGCGCTCGCCGCCGGCGTACGGGGGTTCCTGCCCAAGACGACCTCGGCGGCGACGCTCGCGGGGGTCGTGCGCACGGTCCACGACGGTGGGCGTCACGTCGACCCGGAGCTGGCGGCGGAGGCCATCAGCGCCGGTGACAGCCCGCTGACGCCGCGGGAGGCGGACGTGCTCGAGCTCGCGGCGGACGGGGCGCCCGTCGAGGAGATCGCCCGCCGGGCGTCGCTCTCGCCGGGGACGGTGCGCAACTACCTGTCGAGCGCCGTCACGAAGCTCGGGGCCGCCAACCGCCACGACGCCTGCGCCACCGCGCGCCGCATGGGCTGGATCTGA